The DNA segment CGCATCGGTGCTGCGCAATCCAGCTTCAACCTGCACATCGCGCAGCACATCTTCACCGGGATCGCGGCGCGCATTACCATTGTCATCGCGGAATACGGTGACAGCGGCTTGCCCGCTTCGCGCAAGCTTGTTGTTGGTGACCCGAACGCCGCCGGACACGGGATCTGGGCCAAGGCTAAATGCCAGTTGGACCGAAGCACCAATCCCGCCGGTCGAAGTCACGAAGGCATCACCGCGGAGCGAGAATTCTTCAAACCGCCGAGTATAGCCAGCCGTCAAACGGAATTCATCGACGCGCGCGGTGTAGTCGAGCTGCCCCTGCAATTCGGCATTCTCGCCAAAATCGGTGTCGAGACGGACGGTCGCGCTTTCCAATCCTTTGTCTGGGCCGCTGGTCAGGAACGTTGCGTTGCCGCGAACGCGGAAATCTTTGAAGCGCGAGTTCGCAAGAAGGCGGATGCGGGTATCGGTGCTCGCCGGAGTAGACGGGCTGGCCGTGCGTTGTTGATGGCTCAGTTGCGCAGACAAGGCGAAGCGCCCCGCGGTCACGGATGTCGTCATTAGTAATTCGTTAACTTCTGACCCATCTTTTTGTTTTGTGTGGGAAATATCCGCCTGGAGCGGCAGTGATATCTTACCAAGAGCCAACGATGTGTCGAAATTGAAGCCCGCGCGGTAGTCGATAGACCCTTCGGCGAACTCACTTGTGAAATCTCCGAATGAAACCAATGCATTAGCGCCGAAGTTGAACCGTCCAATTCGGCCAAGCGCGTTCGCTTCGGCGACCGAACCGGCCCCAAATTCATGCGCAGCGGCCAATTCCAGCTGAACTGCGCCCAAAGATCGCATAACGGCACCTTCCGCATATCTGCGGCGGGCCCCGTCAAAGTATAGGCTTTGCACGCCAAGGCGAGCGCTGGTCCTTTGATCAAGGCCGCGTTCTACGCCTACCCCCCATCGCCATTTTTGCGGACCGAGCTGAATGCCGGTGCCAAGATCAAACAAATCTCGGTTGTCCTGCAATATCCCGGCCCAATAATAGGTTTCGCCGGGTTCGATCTGGTTGAAGCCGATAGGAACCGACGTTTTGTCGCGTCGGATTTGCCCTTGCGGACCGTACAAGACCACTTCGAGTTCGTTGCGGCCAAAATACAATTCGACGTCGATGAATTCATAGCGTCCATCGCCGCGATCGTCCTGAAACGCCAACAATTGGCCGTTTCGATAAAGCTCTGCGTCCCATCCGCCGGGCAACGTGCCCCGCAAAGTGGTTGTTGAGAAACGCGAACTCTGTCCCAGAGGGCGATTGGTGACAAACGCACCGCGACCAATCGCGGTTTGGCCCGTCAATCGCCCAGGAATGGTCTCCACATCACCAATAGCAACCTGTGTGGCGTCCAACGGTCCCAAAAGACCGCCTTCTGGTGCGTTGCGATAGGCCCGTAGGCGCACGGTTTGTGGGTTCAATTGATCGTCGGTGGCGATGCGCGCAAAATAGCTCGCGCCAACGGCTTCACCGGCTGCATACAGCTCTACGCGGCCCTC comes from the Erythrobacter sp. Alg231-14 genome and includes:
- a CDS encoding carboxypeptidase-like regulatory domain-containing protein, with the translated sequence MIAFRHKTLNAVASFAAAFGAFATATPGMAQTASEPAETRHAPSSSAAVPSWQANDDDFLFLQLVIENFKLTYDVRGYQTDRGICLDLADVIQSLDLPIRIDKQSRRATGWLFAEDQQFTLDRAAGTVQNVNTGRAPVSEDIYDTPEGWCVDTDALSQWFGLTFRPDLYNAIVRLESDEDLPFMQAIERRSRAARLRTRPAQFDLSQYPSADMEYRAWRTPSLDVVAQAGVRTGEGSQSGAEGRVELYAAGEAVGASYFARIATDDQLNPQTVRLRAYRNAPEGGLLGPLDATQVAIGDVETIPGRLTGQTAIGRGAFVTNRPLGQSSRFSTTTLRGTLPGGWDAELYRNGQLLAFQDDRGDGRYEFIDVELYFGRNELEVVLYGPQGQIRRDKTSVPIGFNQIEPGETYYWAGILQDNRDLFDLGTGIQLGPQKWRWGVGVERGLDQRTSARLGVQSLYFDGARRRYAEGAVMRSLGAVQLELAAAHEFGAGSVAEANALGRIGRFNFGANALVSFGDFTSEFAEGSIDYRAGFNFDTSLALGKISLPLQADISHTKQKDGSEVNELLMTTSVTAGRFALSAQLSHQQRTASPSTPASTDTRIRLLANSRFKDFRVRGNATFLTSGPDKGLESATVRLDTDFGENAELQGQLDYTARVDEFRLTAGYTRRFEEFSLRGDAFVTSTGGIGASVQLAFSLGPDPVSGGVRVTNNKLARSGQAAVTVFRDDNGNARRDPGEDVLRDVQVEAGLRSTDAITGENGRAIVDDLRPFRPVLVGIDEASLDDPFLAPSNKGVVLTPRPGIVAQIELPISPTGEVEGTILNASGVQQPGVRVELVDNRGAVVAQTLSEFDGFFLFQRVPYGQYRVIISEESATALKVAAPLQMPDGRRVFTLNRHQDVVRFGTIRLIPENSPNAPIESGPVIAAVRPD